In one window of Scylla paramamosain isolate STU-SP2022 chromosome 38, ASM3559412v1, whole genome shotgun sequence DNA:
- the LOC135091702 gene encoding inositol polyphosphate 5-phosphatase OCRL-like isoform X6: MELSPYVQEKLLPGHKLTDVVEAGLVEEFIKTTRVIALIEVAASECKQGGEQALLIFQTARVPVHSSIDLSIEQIIPIDTNLKCEIDTSSTDVDTDVLVNITSGKLRILFEMPFSQRTNSFVSEILRAAEVIGKRRGPPPEFTWLQPYQQSSSNGLQQEKDTSSTASTVLAGDVDSLAPDARSLGDVSVDVAQTPPSPSLHPAVSNAETSSLHNEDDKSPELGVNRHSIATGLSPTPIAARESHIKHHMILREDSYTDINEFSVFVGTWNVNGRSPVVGLAQWLSVDDEPPDVYGIGFQELDLNTEAFLFNNTPKEQEWLNAVLNGIHPKAKYQKVRLVRLVGMMLIVLVQEKHLAYVRNVAVDTVGTGIMNKMGNKGAVSVRLDLHSTSICFVNAHLAAHQEELERRNEDHDCIFQRTCFQMNMNINSPPKAIRDHDHIYFLGDMNYRINPCDMNIREVASSADYKILLEYDQLTQQKKQKRIFHKFKEGDITFKPTFKYDVDSDEWDSSEKARQPAWCDRILWFGEGITQHIYRSHQELQISDHKPVSALFTAGVKVIDTRKYRRIYEEVMKKLDKLENEFLPQVTIDTTEIIFGSVKFLQPQTKYLTIANTGQVPVEFEFIKKLNDQSYCKPWLTVRPYMGFIVPGDKCDVSLEVLVDKQTASQLNCGADKLYDILVLHLDGGKDLFITVTGTYERSCFGSSINALVHMNKPFKEVPVARLIDLESSYPKELSEMPYAVPKELWYLVNHLHSHALEVKGIFNYRGLQKEIIEIRTSLDEGVLNDVLPGSVHSVAEALLLFLEALPEPVIPYSLYQAALDATPNFSLCKEIVSKLPDHHRTVFTYLMAFLKELLNHSPQNELDAKTLALVFGSILLRKPPNQPIDRRISNEAIDRKKQIFIHHFLVNDYE; the protein is encoded by the exons CCCTGTACACAGTTCAATAGATCTCAGTATTGAGCAGATCATTCCCATTGACACTAATCTCAAATGTGAAATTG ACACGTCGAGCACAGATGTGGACACAGACGTCCTGGTGAATATCACATCTGGCAAACTTCGGATTCTGTTTGAAATGCCCTTCAGCCAGAGAACAAACTCCTTTGTCTCAGAAATCTTGAGAGCAGCTGAAG TGATAGGCAAGCGGCGCGGACCTCCTCCTGAGTTCACGTGGCTGCAGCCATACCAGCAGAGCAGCAGCAACGGCCTCCAGCAGGAGAAGGACACAAGCAGCACGGCCTCCACAGTGCTGGCGGGTGACGTGGACAGCCTTGCCCCCGATGCCCGCAGCCTGGGTGATGTTAGTGTGGATGTAGCCCAGAccccaccctcaccctcccttcaccctgctgtcagtaatgcagagaCCAGTAGTCTGCAT AATGAAGATGACAAGAGCCCTGAGCTGGGAGTCAACCGGCACAGCATTGCCACAGGACTGTCCCCAACGCCCATTGCTGCCCGGGAAAGCCACATCAAGCACCACATGATCCTGAGGGAGGACAGCTACACAGACATCAATGAGTTCTC AGTGTTTGTGGGGACCTGGAATGTGAATGGGCGGTCACCAGTAGTGGGACTGGCACAGTGGCTCTCAGTGGATGACGAACCGCCAGATGTGTATGGCATTGGCTTCCAGGAGCTTGACCTGAACACGGAGGCCTTTCTCTTCAACAACACACCCAAGGAGCAGGAGTGGCT AAATGCTGTGCTAAATGGAATCCACCCCAAGGCCAAGTACCAGAAGGTCCGGCTGGTGCGGCTGGTGGGCATGATGCTGATTGTGCTGGTGCAGGAGAAGCACCTGGCGTATGTCCGTAATGTTGCCGTGGACACCGTGGGCACCGGCATCATGAACAAGATG GGCAACAAAGGGGCAGTGTCAGTGAGGCTGGACCTGCACAGCACCTCCATCTGCTTTGTCAATGCCCACCTGGCAGCCCACCAGGAGGAGCTAGAGCGACGCAATGAAGACCACGACTGCATCTTCCAGCGAACCTGCTTCCAGATGAACATGAACATCAACAGTCCACCAAAGGCCATCAGGGATCATGA TCACATCTATTTCCTGGGGGACATGAACTACAGAATAAACCCTTGTGACATGAACATCAGAGAGGTGGCCAGCAGTGCAGACTACAAGATCCTTCTGGAGTATGATCAGCTCACTcagcagaagaagcagaagcgAATCTTCCACAAATTCAAGGAGGGAGACATCACCTTCAAGCCGACATTCAAATATGACGTGGACAGTGATGAGTGGGATTCAAG TGAGAAGGCACGGCAGCCGGCATGGTGTGACAGAATCCTGTGGTTTGGGGAGGGCATCACACAGCACATTTACAGGTCCCACCAGGAGCTCCAGATTAGCGATCACAAGCCTGTCAGTGCCTTGTTCACGGCTGGG GTTAAGGTAATTGACACCAGGAAATATCGACGTATCTATGAGGAGGTGATGAAGAAACTAGACAAACTTGAGAATGAGTTCCTGCCACAGGTCACTATTGATACCACAGAGATCATATTTGGTTCTGTCAAGTTCCTTCAACCACAAACTAAGTACTTGACCATTGCTAATACTGGACAG GTGCCTGTTGAGTTTGAGTTCATCAAGAAGCTGAATGACCAGAGTTACTGCAAGCCGTGGCTCACAGTGAGGCCGTACATGGGCTTCATTGTGCCAG GTGATAAGTGTGACGTGTCCCTTGAGGTGCTGGTGGACAAGCAGACAGCCTCACAGCTTAACTGTGGTGCTGACAAGCTGTACGACATCCTGGTGCTGCATCTGGATGGTGGCAAGGACCTTTTCATTACTGTCACag GAACCTATGAGAGGAGCTGCTTTGGGTCGTCCATCAATGCTCTGGTCCATATGAACAAGCCCTTCAAGGAGGTGCCGGTGGCCAGACTCATTGACCTG GAGAGCAGCTACCCCAAGGAATTGAGTGAGATGCCTTATGCCGTCCCCAAAGAGCTGTGGTACCTCGTGAACCACCTCCACTCCCATGCTCTTGAGGTTAAGGGAATCTTCAACTACCGTGGCCTTCAGAAGGAAATCATTGAAATCAG AACCAGCCTGGATGAAGGAGTCCTCAATGACGTGTTGCCAGGAAGCGTGCACTCAGTGGCAGAGGCCTTGCTGCTCTTCCTGGAGGCTTTACCTGAACCTGTCATCCCTTACAGCCTCTACCAGGCGGCTCTGGATGCCACCCCAAACTTCTCCCTTTGCAAGGAG ATTGTGTCCAAGCTGCCTGATCACCATCGCACAGTCTTCACCTACCTGATGGCTTTCCTCAAGGAGCTCCTGAACCACTCACCCCAGAATGAACTGGATGCTAAGACGCTCG CACTTGTGTTTGGAAGCATCCTCCTGAGGAAGCCGCCCAACCAGCCCATTGACAGACGCATCTCAAATGAAGCAATTGATAGAAAGAAGCAGATCTTCATCCACCACTTCCTTGTGAATGATTATGAGTAG
- the LOC135091702 gene encoding inositol polyphosphate 5-phosphatase OCRL-like isoform X5 → MCRKSSSPDTNSLMYPSYAPPHLALVVLCYCCVAGHGGSSLLASIIFGWVVEAGLVEEFIKTTRVIALIEVAASECKQGGEQALLIFQTARVPVHSSIDLSIEQIIPIDTNLKCEIDTSSTDVDTDVLVNITSGKLRILFEMPFSQRTNSFVSEILRAAEVIGKRRGPPPEFTWLQPYQQSSSNGLQQEKDTSSTASTVLAGDVDSLAPDARSLGDNEDDKSPELGVNRHSIATGLSPTPIAARESHIKHHMILREDSYTDINEFSVFVGTWNVNGRSPVVGLAQWLSVDDEPPDVYGIGFQELDLNTEAFLFNNTPKEQEWLNAVLNGIHPKAKYQKVRLVRLVGMMLIVLVQEKHLAYVRNVAVDTVGTGIMNKMGNKGAVSVRLDLHSTSICFVNAHLAAHQEELERRNEDHDCIFQRTCFQMNMNINSPPKAIRDHDHIYFLGDMNYRINPCDMNIREVASSADYKILLEYDQLTQQKKQKRIFHKFKEGDITFKPTFKYDVDSDEWDSSEKARQPAWCDRILWFGEGITQHIYRSHQELQISDHKPVSALFTAGVKVIDTRKYRRIYEEVMKKLDKLENEFLPQVTIDTTEIIFGSVKFLQPQTKYLTIANTGQVPVEFEFIKKLNDQSYCKPWLTVRPYMGFIVPGDKCDVSLEVLVDKQTASQLNCGADKLYDILVLHLDGGKDLFITVTGTYERSCFGSSINALVHMNKPFKEVPVARLIDLESSYPKELSEMPYAVPKELWYLVNHLHSHALEVKGIFNYRGLQKEIIEIRTSLDEGVLNDVLPGSVHSVAEALLLFLEALPEPVIPYSLYQAALDATPNFSLCKEIVSKLPDHHRTVFTYLMAFLKELLNHSPQNELDAKTLALVFGSILLRKPPNQPIDRRISNEAIDRKKQIFIHHFLVNDYE, encoded by the exons CCCTGTACACAGTTCAATAGATCTCAGTATTGAGCAGATCATTCCCATTGACACTAATCTCAAATGTGAAATTG ACACGTCGAGCACAGATGTGGACACAGACGTCCTGGTGAATATCACATCTGGCAAACTTCGGATTCTGTTTGAAATGCCCTTCAGCCAGAGAACAAACTCCTTTGTCTCAGAAATCTTGAGAGCAGCTGAAG TGATAGGCAAGCGGCGCGGACCTCCTCCTGAGTTCACGTGGCTGCAGCCATACCAGCAGAGCAGCAGCAACGGCCTCCAGCAGGAGAAGGACACAAGCAGCACGGCCTCCACAGTGCTGGCGGGTGACGTGGACAGCCTTGCCCCCGATGCCCGCAGCCTGGGTGAT AATGAAGATGACAAGAGCCCTGAGCTGGGAGTCAACCGGCACAGCATTGCCACAGGACTGTCCCCAACGCCCATTGCTGCCCGGGAAAGCCACATCAAGCACCACATGATCCTGAGGGAGGACAGCTACACAGACATCAATGAGTTCTC AGTGTTTGTGGGGACCTGGAATGTGAATGGGCGGTCACCAGTAGTGGGACTGGCACAGTGGCTCTCAGTGGATGACGAACCGCCAGATGTGTATGGCATTGGCTTCCAGGAGCTTGACCTGAACACGGAGGCCTTTCTCTTCAACAACACACCCAAGGAGCAGGAGTGGCT AAATGCTGTGCTAAATGGAATCCACCCCAAGGCCAAGTACCAGAAGGTCCGGCTGGTGCGGCTGGTGGGCATGATGCTGATTGTGCTGGTGCAGGAGAAGCACCTGGCGTATGTCCGTAATGTTGCCGTGGACACCGTGGGCACCGGCATCATGAACAAGATG GGCAACAAAGGGGCAGTGTCAGTGAGGCTGGACCTGCACAGCACCTCCATCTGCTTTGTCAATGCCCACCTGGCAGCCCACCAGGAGGAGCTAGAGCGACGCAATGAAGACCACGACTGCATCTTCCAGCGAACCTGCTTCCAGATGAACATGAACATCAACAGTCCACCAAAGGCCATCAGGGATCATGA TCACATCTATTTCCTGGGGGACATGAACTACAGAATAAACCCTTGTGACATGAACATCAGAGAGGTGGCCAGCAGTGCAGACTACAAGATCCTTCTGGAGTATGATCAGCTCACTcagcagaagaagcagaagcgAATCTTCCACAAATTCAAGGAGGGAGACATCACCTTCAAGCCGACATTCAAATATGACGTGGACAGTGATGAGTGGGATTCAAG TGAGAAGGCACGGCAGCCGGCATGGTGTGACAGAATCCTGTGGTTTGGGGAGGGCATCACACAGCACATTTACAGGTCCCACCAGGAGCTCCAGATTAGCGATCACAAGCCTGTCAGTGCCTTGTTCACGGCTGGG GTTAAGGTAATTGACACCAGGAAATATCGACGTATCTATGAGGAGGTGATGAAGAAACTAGACAAACTTGAGAATGAGTTCCTGCCACAGGTCACTATTGATACCACAGAGATCATATTTGGTTCTGTCAAGTTCCTTCAACCACAAACTAAGTACTTGACCATTGCTAATACTGGACAG GTGCCTGTTGAGTTTGAGTTCATCAAGAAGCTGAATGACCAGAGTTACTGCAAGCCGTGGCTCACAGTGAGGCCGTACATGGGCTTCATTGTGCCAG GTGATAAGTGTGACGTGTCCCTTGAGGTGCTGGTGGACAAGCAGACAGCCTCACAGCTTAACTGTGGTGCTGACAAGCTGTACGACATCCTGGTGCTGCATCTGGATGGTGGCAAGGACCTTTTCATTACTGTCACag GAACCTATGAGAGGAGCTGCTTTGGGTCGTCCATCAATGCTCTGGTCCATATGAACAAGCCCTTCAAGGAGGTGCCGGTGGCCAGACTCATTGACCTG GAGAGCAGCTACCCCAAGGAATTGAGTGAGATGCCTTATGCCGTCCCCAAAGAGCTGTGGTACCTCGTGAACCACCTCCACTCCCATGCTCTTGAGGTTAAGGGAATCTTCAACTACCGTGGCCTTCAGAAGGAAATCATTGAAATCAG AACCAGCCTGGATGAAGGAGTCCTCAATGACGTGTTGCCAGGAAGCGTGCACTCAGTGGCAGAGGCCTTGCTGCTCTTCCTGGAGGCTTTACCTGAACCTGTCATCCCTTACAGCCTCTACCAGGCGGCTCTGGATGCCACCCCAAACTTCTCCCTTTGCAAGGAG ATTGTGTCCAAGCTGCCTGATCACCATCGCACAGTCTTCACCTACCTGATGGCTTTCCTCAAGGAGCTCCTGAACCACTCACCCCAGAATGAACTGGATGCTAAGACGCTCG CACTTGTGTTTGGAAGCATCCTCCTGAGGAAGCCGCCCAACCAGCCCATTGACAGACGCATCTCAAATGAAGCAATTGATAGAAAGAAGCAGATCTTCATCCACCACTTCCTTGTGAATGATTATGAGTAG
- the LOC135091702 gene encoding inositol polyphosphate 5-phosphatase OCRL-like isoform X1 has product MCRKSSSPDTNSLMYPSYAPPHLALVVLCYCCVAGHGGSSLLASIIFGWVVEAGLVEEFIKTTRVIALIEVAASECKQGGEQALLIFQTARVPVHSSIDLSIEQIIPIDTNLKCEIDTSSTDVDTDVLVNITSGKLRILFEMPFSQRTNSFVSEILRAAEVIGKRRGPPPEFTWLQPYQQSSSNGLQQEKDTSSTASTVLAGDVDSLAPDARSLGDVSVDVAQTPPSPSLHPAVSNAETSSLHNEDDKSPELGVNRHSIATGLSPTPIAARESHIKHHMILREDSYTDINEFSVFVGTWNVNGRSPVVGLAQWLSVDDEPPDVYGIGFQELDLNTEAFLFNNTPKEQEWLNAVLNGIHPKAKYQKVRLVRLVGMMLIVLVQEKHLAYVRNVAVDTVGTGIMNKMGNKGAVSVRLDLHSTSICFVNAHLAAHQEELERRNEDHDCIFQRTCFQMNMNINSPPKAIRDHDHIYFLGDMNYRINPCDMNIREVASSADYKILLEYDQLTQQKKQKRIFHKFKEGDITFKPTFKYDVDSDEWDSSEKARQPAWCDRILWFGEGITQHIYRSHQELQISDHKPVSALFTAGVKVIDTRKYRRIYEEVMKKLDKLENEFLPQVTIDTTEIIFGSVKFLQPQTKYLTIANTGQVPVEFEFIKKLNDQSYCKPWLTVRPYMGFIVPGDKCDVSLEVLVDKQTASQLNCGADKLYDILVLHLDGGKDLFITVTGTYERSCFGSSINALVHMNKPFKEVPVARLIDLESSYPKELSEMPYAVPKELWYLVNHLHSHALEVKGIFNYRGLQKEIIEIRTSLDEGVLNDVLPGSVHSVAEALLLFLEALPEPVIPYSLYQAALDATPNFSLCKEIVSKLPDHHRTVFTYLMAFLKELLNHSPQNELDAKTLALVFGSILLRKPPNQPIDRRISNEAIDRKKQIFIHHFLVNDYE; this is encoded by the exons CCCTGTACACAGTTCAATAGATCTCAGTATTGAGCAGATCATTCCCATTGACACTAATCTCAAATGTGAAATTG ACACGTCGAGCACAGATGTGGACACAGACGTCCTGGTGAATATCACATCTGGCAAACTTCGGATTCTGTTTGAAATGCCCTTCAGCCAGAGAACAAACTCCTTTGTCTCAGAAATCTTGAGAGCAGCTGAAG TGATAGGCAAGCGGCGCGGACCTCCTCCTGAGTTCACGTGGCTGCAGCCATACCAGCAGAGCAGCAGCAACGGCCTCCAGCAGGAGAAGGACACAAGCAGCACGGCCTCCACAGTGCTGGCGGGTGACGTGGACAGCCTTGCCCCCGATGCCCGCAGCCTGGGTGATGTTAGTGTGGATGTAGCCCAGAccccaccctcaccctcccttcaccctgctgtcagtaatgcagagaCCAGTAGTCTGCAT AATGAAGATGACAAGAGCCCTGAGCTGGGAGTCAACCGGCACAGCATTGCCACAGGACTGTCCCCAACGCCCATTGCTGCCCGGGAAAGCCACATCAAGCACCACATGATCCTGAGGGAGGACAGCTACACAGACATCAATGAGTTCTC AGTGTTTGTGGGGACCTGGAATGTGAATGGGCGGTCACCAGTAGTGGGACTGGCACAGTGGCTCTCAGTGGATGACGAACCGCCAGATGTGTATGGCATTGGCTTCCAGGAGCTTGACCTGAACACGGAGGCCTTTCTCTTCAACAACACACCCAAGGAGCAGGAGTGGCT AAATGCTGTGCTAAATGGAATCCACCCCAAGGCCAAGTACCAGAAGGTCCGGCTGGTGCGGCTGGTGGGCATGATGCTGATTGTGCTGGTGCAGGAGAAGCACCTGGCGTATGTCCGTAATGTTGCCGTGGACACCGTGGGCACCGGCATCATGAACAAGATG GGCAACAAAGGGGCAGTGTCAGTGAGGCTGGACCTGCACAGCACCTCCATCTGCTTTGTCAATGCCCACCTGGCAGCCCACCAGGAGGAGCTAGAGCGACGCAATGAAGACCACGACTGCATCTTCCAGCGAACCTGCTTCCAGATGAACATGAACATCAACAGTCCACCAAAGGCCATCAGGGATCATGA TCACATCTATTTCCTGGGGGACATGAACTACAGAATAAACCCTTGTGACATGAACATCAGAGAGGTGGCCAGCAGTGCAGACTACAAGATCCTTCTGGAGTATGATCAGCTCACTcagcagaagaagcagaagcgAATCTTCCACAAATTCAAGGAGGGAGACATCACCTTCAAGCCGACATTCAAATATGACGTGGACAGTGATGAGTGGGATTCAAG TGAGAAGGCACGGCAGCCGGCATGGTGTGACAGAATCCTGTGGTTTGGGGAGGGCATCACACAGCACATTTACAGGTCCCACCAGGAGCTCCAGATTAGCGATCACAAGCCTGTCAGTGCCTTGTTCACGGCTGGG GTTAAGGTAATTGACACCAGGAAATATCGACGTATCTATGAGGAGGTGATGAAGAAACTAGACAAACTTGAGAATGAGTTCCTGCCACAGGTCACTATTGATACCACAGAGATCATATTTGGTTCTGTCAAGTTCCTTCAACCACAAACTAAGTACTTGACCATTGCTAATACTGGACAG GTGCCTGTTGAGTTTGAGTTCATCAAGAAGCTGAATGACCAGAGTTACTGCAAGCCGTGGCTCACAGTGAGGCCGTACATGGGCTTCATTGTGCCAG GTGATAAGTGTGACGTGTCCCTTGAGGTGCTGGTGGACAAGCAGACAGCCTCACAGCTTAACTGTGGTGCTGACAAGCTGTACGACATCCTGGTGCTGCATCTGGATGGTGGCAAGGACCTTTTCATTACTGTCACag GAACCTATGAGAGGAGCTGCTTTGGGTCGTCCATCAATGCTCTGGTCCATATGAACAAGCCCTTCAAGGAGGTGCCGGTGGCCAGACTCATTGACCTG GAGAGCAGCTACCCCAAGGAATTGAGTGAGATGCCTTATGCCGTCCCCAAAGAGCTGTGGTACCTCGTGAACCACCTCCACTCCCATGCTCTTGAGGTTAAGGGAATCTTCAACTACCGTGGCCTTCAGAAGGAAATCATTGAAATCAG AACCAGCCTGGATGAAGGAGTCCTCAATGACGTGTTGCCAGGAAGCGTGCACTCAGTGGCAGAGGCCTTGCTGCTCTTCCTGGAGGCTTTACCTGAACCTGTCATCCCTTACAGCCTCTACCAGGCGGCTCTGGATGCCACCCCAAACTTCTCCCTTTGCAAGGAG ATTGTGTCCAAGCTGCCTGATCACCATCGCACAGTCTTCACCTACCTGATGGCTTTCCTCAAGGAGCTCCTGAACCACTCACCCCAGAATGAACTGGATGCTAAGACGCTCG CACTTGTGTTTGGAAGCATCCTCCTGAGGAAGCCGCCCAACCAGCCCATTGACAGACGCATCTCAAATGAAGCAATTGATAGAAAGAAGCAGATCTTCATCCACCACTTCCTTGTGAATGATTATGAGTAG
- the LOC135091702 gene encoding inositol polyphosphate 5-phosphatase OCRL-like isoform X2, whose product MCRKSSSPDTNSLMYPSYAPPHLALVVLCYCCVAGHGGSSLLASIIFGWVVEAGLVEEFIKTTRVIALIEVAASECKQGGEQALLIFQTARVPVHSSIDLSIEQIIPIDTNLKCEIDTSSTDVDTDVLVNITSGKLRILFEMPFSQRTNSFVSEILRAAEVIGKRRGPPPEFTWLQPYQQSSSNGLQQEKDTSSTASTVLAGDVDSLAPDARSLGDVSVDVAQTPPSPSLHPANEDDKSPELGVNRHSIATGLSPTPIAARESHIKHHMILREDSYTDINEFSVFVGTWNVNGRSPVVGLAQWLSVDDEPPDVYGIGFQELDLNTEAFLFNNTPKEQEWLNAVLNGIHPKAKYQKVRLVRLVGMMLIVLVQEKHLAYVRNVAVDTVGTGIMNKMGNKGAVSVRLDLHSTSICFVNAHLAAHQEELERRNEDHDCIFQRTCFQMNMNINSPPKAIRDHDHIYFLGDMNYRINPCDMNIREVASSADYKILLEYDQLTQQKKQKRIFHKFKEGDITFKPTFKYDVDSDEWDSSEKARQPAWCDRILWFGEGITQHIYRSHQELQISDHKPVSALFTAGVKVIDTRKYRRIYEEVMKKLDKLENEFLPQVTIDTTEIIFGSVKFLQPQTKYLTIANTGQVPVEFEFIKKLNDQSYCKPWLTVRPYMGFIVPGDKCDVSLEVLVDKQTASQLNCGADKLYDILVLHLDGGKDLFITVTGTYERSCFGSSINALVHMNKPFKEVPVARLIDLESSYPKELSEMPYAVPKELWYLVNHLHSHALEVKGIFNYRGLQKEIIEIRTSLDEGVLNDVLPGSVHSVAEALLLFLEALPEPVIPYSLYQAALDATPNFSLCKEIVSKLPDHHRTVFTYLMAFLKELLNHSPQNELDAKTLALVFGSILLRKPPNQPIDRRISNEAIDRKKQIFIHHFLVNDYE is encoded by the exons CCCTGTACACAGTTCAATAGATCTCAGTATTGAGCAGATCATTCCCATTGACACTAATCTCAAATGTGAAATTG ACACGTCGAGCACAGATGTGGACACAGACGTCCTGGTGAATATCACATCTGGCAAACTTCGGATTCTGTTTGAAATGCCCTTCAGCCAGAGAACAAACTCCTTTGTCTCAGAAATCTTGAGAGCAGCTGAAG TGATAGGCAAGCGGCGCGGACCTCCTCCTGAGTTCACGTGGCTGCAGCCATACCAGCAGAGCAGCAGCAACGGCCTCCAGCAGGAGAAGGACACAAGCAGCACGGCCTCCACAGTGCTGGCGGGTGACGTGGACAGCCTTGCCCCCGATGCCCGCAGCCTGGGTGATGTTAGTGTGGATGTAGCCCAGAccccaccctcaccctcccttcaccctgct AATGAAGATGACAAGAGCCCTGAGCTGGGAGTCAACCGGCACAGCATTGCCACAGGACTGTCCCCAACGCCCATTGCTGCCCGGGAAAGCCACATCAAGCACCACATGATCCTGAGGGAGGACAGCTACACAGACATCAATGAGTTCTC AGTGTTTGTGGGGACCTGGAATGTGAATGGGCGGTCACCAGTAGTGGGACTGGCACAGTGGCTCTCAGTGGATGACGAACCGCCAGATGTGTATGGCATTGGCTTCCAGGAGCTTGACCTGAACACGGAGGCCTTTCTCTTCAACAACACACCCAAGGAGCAGGAGTGGCT AAATGCTGTGCTAAATGGAATCCACCCCAAGGCCAAGTACCAGAAGGTCCGGCTGGTGCGGCTGGTGGGCATGATGCTGATTGTGCTGGTGCAGGAGAAGCACCTGGCGTATGTCCGTAATGTTGCCGTGGACACCGTGGGCACCGGCATCATGAACAAGATG GGCAACAAAGGGGCAGTGTCAGTGAGGCTGGACCTGCACAGCACCTCCATCTGCTTTGTCAATGCCCACCTGGCAGCCCACCAGGAGGAGCTAGAGCGACGCAATGAAGACCACGACTGCATCTTCCAGCGAACCTGCTTCCAGATGAACATGAACATCAACAGTCCACCAAAGGCCATCAGGGATCATGA TCACATCTATTTCCTGGGGGACATGAACTACAGAATAAACCCTTGTGACATGAACATCAGAGAGGTGGCCAGCAGTGCAGACTACAAGATCCTTCTGGAGTATGATCAGCTCACTcagcagaagaagcagaagcgAATCTTCCACAAATTCAAGGAGGGAGACATCACCTTCAAGCCGACATTCAAATATGACGTGGACAGTGATGAGTGGGATTCAAG TGAGAAGGCACGGCAGCCGGCATGGTGTGACAGAATCCTGTGGTTTGGGGAGGGCATCACACAGCACATTTACAGGTCCCACCAGGAGCTCCAGATTAGCGATCACAAGCCTGTCAGTGCCTTGTTCACGGCTGGG GTTAAGGTAATTGACACCAGGAAATATCGACGTATCTATGAGGAGGTGATGAAGAAACTAGACAAACTTGAGAATGAGTTCCTGCCACAGGTCACTATTGATACCACAGAGATCATATTTGGTTCTGTCAAGTTCCTTCAACCACAAACTAAGTACTTGACCATTGCTAATACTGGACAG GTGCCTGTTGAGTTTGAGTTCATCAAGAAGCTGAATGACCAGAGTTACTGCAAGCCGTGGCTCACAGTGAGGCCGTACATGGGCTTCATTGTGCCAG GTGATAAGTGTGACGTGTCCCTTGAGGTGCTGGTGGACAAGCAGACAGCCTCACAGCTTAACTGTGGTGCTGACAAGCTGTACGACATCCTGGTGCTGCATCTGGATGGTGGCAAGGACCTTTTCATTACTGTCACag GAACCTATGAGAGGAGCTGCTTTGGGTCGTCCATCAATGCTCTGGTCCATATGAACAAGCCCTTCAAGGAGGTGCCGGTGGCCAGACTCATTGACCTG GAGAGCAGCTACCCCAAGGAATTGAGTGAGATGCCTTATGCCGTCCCCAAAGAGCTGTGGTACCTCGTGAACCACCTCCACTCCCATGCTCTTGAGGTTAAGGGAATCTTCAACTACCGTGGCCTTCAGAAGGAAATCATTGAAATCAG AACCAGCCTGGATGAAGGAGTCCTCAATGACGTGTTGCCAGGAAGCGTGCACTCAGTGGCAGAGGCCTTGCTGCTCTTCCTGGAGGCTTTACCTGAACCTGTCATCCCTTACAGCCTCTACCAGGCGGCTCTGGATGCCACCCCAAACTTCTCCCTTTGCAAGGAG ATTGTGTCCAAGCTGCCTGATCACCATCGCACAGTCTTCACCTACCTGATGGCTTTCCTCAAGGAGCTCCTGAACCACTCACCCCAGAATGAACTGGATGCTAAGACGCTCG CACTTGTGTTTGGAAGCATCCTCCTGAGGAAGCCGCCCAACCAGCCCATTGACAGACGCATCTCAAATGAAGCAATTGATAGAAAGAAGCAGATCTTCATCCACCACTTCCTTGTGAATGATTATGAGTAG